Part of the Vigna radiata var. radiata cultivar VC1973A chromosome 11, Vradiata_ver6, whole genome shotgun sequence genome is shown below.
TGAACTAGATCAGAATTCTTCTTAACGAGTCCATAAGATGTGATCCCATTTTTTTCGACTAAAGTCGGTATTGTATAAACTGCACACAATTGCAAATTTCTGTATTACCTAAAGAGGTAGTATATCACCTCGATAAGGTTAACAAAAGCCTGAGCCAAAGTACATCATATGAGCTCGAGGCCTATTTAGATCCTTATGaagaaaaattatcaataagGTAAGTTTGAAGAGAAGTTTGAAGataatgcaaaaagaaaagttgttgaTACAAgtaaataggaaaatgatattttgacaccaattttttgacactattttaacactgcacacgtatcaaaatgtggttggacgatttcaaattttaaaaaaatctttgatttttttcttctaaatataccATTGtttcagctttttttaatttgaaattgtctaaccacattttgacacgtatgcagtgtcaaaatagtgtcaaaaattgatgtcaaaatatcattttccaagtaaataataaatagatcGACAATTGAGTTAGTAAAAAACCCAGCCAACCACGACAGAAGTAAGCTATTgatgtttgttttcattttatttaccTACAGTCATTTCAGAAAAATTGTTTGAgatggaggaaaaaaaaattttaagtttatgaaaaaattttgttaaataaacttaaatttaaaaaaaattaaaagtgtaattttatattttgttatacattgtttatcttttatatttttgtactttattatgtttttgtaCTATTAATTTAATAACCTTATTCAATTAATGATATGTAATAGAGAAAAAATCTTTTTTAGGTGGGAATAGTTTAACATAAACTACGGCACCTAATTCAATAAAAGCAAGcatttttaagtataatattaaagttattcATTCCATTTATAAGCTCATAAGTTGTGcagtattataataataactcgATTCTAAAAAGATTGTGTGACgagatattaatatatatatatatatatatatatatatatatgaaagctTCCTAATAATACACATACTTATACCATAAATAATGACTACAactaagaaataataaaaacttattatttaaacaaaccATGCTTCACAAAAGTATAAAAAGTGTATGGTGTTTGAGTGAATTTTATTTCAGCGTCATTTATAAATTCTATtctgaatcaaacttatttaatacGTTGCATTTGGCTTGATGAGTTCTTAATTCGATAAAGAACCAAATAAATTTATCCGGTAAGTTTTGCACAAAAAAGTGAATAATAGAGAATCGGACATGCCATCTCATTAATAAAGGCTAAGAAAATTAAGTGGCTAGAAATTCCAAGAAAATAGTAAgtaattatattcaaatttcgCCTTAAATCATATTTGACATTTTCCCATACTTTGGATAATTTCTGGCATATTGTatctttttatcattaatttacACTCTAACGGGAATAATTTAAGTTATAGAAATTAAGTTATCAATGTCTCTATATTTGtacttttataataaaggtTAAAAGTTCAGTcataagttaatataatatttattagggGTTAGATTAATCCAATTACTGAAACTTAATTCAACTTATGGGCTTGAAATCCTTTCGAGAGTCACTCACcaaaagaagcataaaataacaattattcaTCCAAGAATGATGTAGAGTATTTGAAAACAGTAATTTTTGACCTTTTGCTATTCTTTTGGCCAAAAGAAGATACATTAATATAATGGTTTCTGAAGAATTAGATAAACGAAGGAATTTGGcgagattaattaaaaaaagaaaacgatatCATTAGTCTTATTGGGCATTTTGCGTAAGCACCATAAGATTGCATTTGTTCCTCAAAGTTGGGAAATCAGAGAAACTGGTTCAAATATTCATCGACGGTGGTGTATTTGACATAAGGATAGGCCTCAGAAGCCTCGACGTCTCTGGTGGGATCGATATCATACACTGCATCTCCCCTTATCTGCTGTGAATGATATAATGCTAACAGGTAATTATTTGGGAAAGACAACTCTGCAGTCAaccaaaagcaaaataaatcaattacatGCTTTATCTCACAAACCACCACATCAACTGATATACTCATATCTACCCTACAAAAAATGAATGTGTTAAATCACTTACCTTGAATATCCTTCAGAACCTTTTCCTCCGGAACATGGATTTTCTCAAGACTCTTTCCAATCTTTTTCTCCCACAAAGACACAATCTCATTTAAGGTTAAATAATTGGCAGGAAGTCTTATATGCACGGCTTTGTTCAATGTGTTAGGGTCATTCGCTGCTTCCACTGTGTAAGTCCCCACATCAGCCTCGGTCACATATGCACCTGAAACCagtaacaatattatatatctacTCCTTCAACCATTTCACTTTGTCTACGCCNTTATATAACTACAANTTTACACTATGGCTACCTTTGACGTTTCCATCTCCTTGAATGAATATCTTGTCGCGAGGAGGAACAGTGGTGTCAATCTGTGCTAGGTTACGTAAGAAATAACCGGTAAAAGCATGGCAACAGAGGTAAGTGTAAGGAACACCCTCGGCTTCAATTATTCTCCGAATTTTTGCTTTTTCCTCAAACACTTCTCTCACTGGTTCAACTGCATCGTGACGATCCACATCCAGTCCAAATTCTGATGGGAAGAATCTCTGTGGAGGAATGAAATTAGTATGGAAAATGTGGTTATTTAGAATAGATTtattttgatgaggaagagagGCATACCTTGACGTTTCCAGCTTCTTTGATTGCAGCAATGATCTTNACCTGATCTTCTATGAGTAGTCTCCCAAAGGAGCAGATGACGACGTCAACCTGTTTGATGGCGTTGACGAGACTTTGATGATCGTTCATGTCTCCcgggagagagagaaaggaatggTATGATTAATggtgtgaaaagagaaaatggtaagaaagaaatgaagagaGGAAGGGAAGGTACNTGGATAAGAAAAACTCCAGAATTTTGGAAGTTGTGAAGGAGTTCATCTCTGGTTTCAGGATTTGCAGCTGTGACGAGCCTTGGTTTGTTAACATTTTGTGGAGTGTCCCTAACCAACACATAGGTTGGATTCCCTGCCTTCACACTTGCCCACACAATGTGTCTTCCGATGGCTCCTGTCGGTCCCAAAACGAGGATTCTGTCTTTTCCGGCCATGAGAGCAGATGACACTGAAAACAAACACTTAGCAGTGTGAGGTTTTGTGGATTTGGTAGGTAACTGATTAAAGCAGGAATGGGTTTGTGGTGCATAGACAACAACACTTGGGTTGGTATTTATAGGGCAACCCAGTTTGTGGCTTAATAACTCAGTTGATAAAGAAATATGTATTTTCTCACTGAAGGGAGGCTGCGCCATGAATTCAGACTTTGAAAACCAACTAATATTTTACTTTGGTATATCATGTtcataaaatatcttatatatcTATACTGTTGATCTCCATTTTTGACGcctcaaaataaagaaatatgtatTTCCTCACCAGCGGCCGTCGGCATCACATAGCTCCATCAATTCTCAAGTCCATAAACAACGAGTAATTTCACTTtcgttttgttatttttatccAGTACAGAAACATGTTTGCAAACAAACAAGAGAGAAATTATCCACTGTAAACAACCTCTCTCAACCAAACAAACAATGTTTAAAACTCATTAGAGCATATTTTCACTTAATATTGTTGAAGAACATTATGCAAATAGTTATATTTTGGTTACCATAAAGTTCccaaatattcaattaaagAAGTCAGTCAATGGAAATACGAGGctgtaacatattttttattgtttatgtagaaagaagaaaaacggTCAATTTTGTCCAAAATACTACTATAATAAACAAAGTCAGCCAATGAAAATAGCGCCAGAATATTTATGTCTAACAAGGTCACGTGAATAAACTATCGCTTGTGTCACATAGTATGTgaactttaattatattattattggctcaatcttcttttttttatgcaaCCGCCTTGCATAATTTAAGCAAATGAGTCACTACATTGActgaagaaatttaaaaaattgataaaaacaatttaacgttatatattttagtttttaattaatatctagtttttaaatacttttcaCCTGAAAGAATACATTTACTCAATGtagaattagtttttaaatcaGCATTGACTGatacaataaatttatgataaaaaagctttataatCACATACACAAGAGACATGCCAAAAAAGTTATATCCTAGAAATATGGCTGAAAAGGTTCAGCCGAAATAATCCAAGCTGCATATCACTGTACTGACCCCGGCGGCAAtaggaaaatattattataatctaAAGTTCTAAAATGGCgatcaaacatattttatagtTGAATTTCTTAActtgacttttttatttttttaataaattggttGAAAAGtggtaatatatttttctttggctttatataaaaaaagaaataaatttaaaaacacaaaaagtgaataaacacttcaagaaaattaattattagagtTTGAGTGGTTTTGCATTCCAAAATATATCTATACTAAAAGGGTGGACGCCGAGCATTGATGGTTGCTAATGGAAGttgataattacatttttattatagtctatattataaagataattacatttttatacaatatatttaagtattatttactttttaaaaaaatttattactattattctAAAGGTAATAAATGGTTATATCTGCAAGAAATTTTttactacctttttttttttgtatattggTTTAAGAGTTAACTTTGTTAGCCGCACAAGTTCAATTTTAAGAGATTGTCGACATcaagttaattataatatttattaaaatacattaaaacaattataatatttgtaacaaaaaaagataaaagatatttaGGAGATGATTAAGATATTAATTTTGGATAACATTttaagtaaaaaacaaaaaactttctacaaatttatttacacttgaataattaaatcattaatcttcttttttttttcaaatatttatctttCCCAATAAATcaatagtaattttttaaaagttttcaacacAAACAAACTATCATCAAAatagatttcattttttttttctctcttcaatttTATAAGAATGATGTTTCATTTGTTAGTATCTGGAAGCTcgaacaattaaaattaaatatattttcaatttttaattcaattttaaaattttaatttaatttagttttttaactttataaatgtgtaaatttaatttttttaaccattttattaaatttatttaaaattttaaacacatattaaaatgtcaaataaatttaataaaatattaaaaaaactaaatttatatatatttaaagttaaaagattaaattaaatcaaacaatttttttttaaattaagaaataaaatgatatttaatctttaaaatgaaattttttcgTATTTTTGTTAACGTTggtgttttttaattttgttattattttatttatatttgaagagTTTTTTAGAGGATGttgcatttattttattttttttttaacttttaaatgatTCAACTTTGTTTTGATTGGCAGGGAGTGATAATCAACAGTGGTGTGCGCCTTGAATGAGGTTTGTATTCATGGATCATCTTGCAGAAAACTAGAAATGACAGTGATGTAAAAATTTGAAACCgatttcattattatttctcAGGTAGAATCTTACATTCATGCGGAGATATTGTATTGTTGaagacaacataaaaaataaaacactagtTATCAGTAACAAATAATTCAAAGTACAGAGCCTGCAATGGCCGtttttgaagaattaaaaaaggATTTATTAAGCTGTCTGCAGAGTGATAAGAAGATATATAGAATTGCATTGACGTGGAAAATCAGAGAAACTGGTTCAAGTATTCATCCACAGTTGAGTATTTAACGTAAGGATAAGCCTCCGAAGCTTCAATATCTCTGGCAGGATCAATCTCATACACTGCATCTTTCCTTATCTGTTGGGAGTGATACAACGCCAATAGATAATTATTTGGGAAAGATGACTCTGCACAAAACCAACAGatccttaattttaatttcacaaaaccAACATGTGCACAAAATAAATTAGTGATGTTTAATAATGGCAACATACCCTTAATCTGCTTAAGAACTTGTTCCTCTGGAACATAAATTTTCTCCAGAGTCTTTCCGATTTTTTTCTCCCACATGGATACAATCTCATTTAAGGTCAAATAGTTGGCAGGGAGTCTTATGTGCACGGCTTTGTTCAATGCATTAGGGTCATTCGCTGCTTCGATCGTGAAAGTTCCCACATCAGCCTCAGTCACATATGCTCCtgaaacaatataatatatgaaatgtaAACATTAAAGCAATCGAGTTGTGTCTaagctttttataacaattattataattgtacaGTATCACTACCTTTGACATTTCCATCTCCTTGAATGAATATCTTGTCGCGAGGAGGAACAGTGATATCAATCTGTGCCAGGTTACGTAAGAAATAACCGGTAAAAGCATGACAGCATAGGTAAGTGTAAGGGACTCCCTCCGCTTCTATTACTCTCCGGATTTTTGCTTTTTCCTCAAACACTTCTCTCACTGGTTCAACTGAATCGTGACGATCCACATCCAGTCCAAATTCAGACGGGAAGAATCTCTGTGGAGGAATGAAATTAGTATGGAAAATGTGGTTATTTAGAATAGATTtattttgatgaggaagagagGCATACCTTGACGTTTCCAGCTTCTTTTATTGCAGCAATGATCTTGACCTGATCTTCTATGAGTAGTCTCCCAAAGGAGCAGATGACGACGTCAACCTGTTTGATGGCGTTGACGAGACTTTGATGATCATTCATGTCTCCctggagagagagaaaggaatggTATGATTAATGGTGTGAAAAGAGAAAGTGGTaagaaagaaatgaagagaGGAAGGAAACGTACTTGGATAAGAAAAACTCCAGAATTTTGGAAGTTCTGAAGGAGTTCATCCCTGGTTTCAGGATTTGCAGCTGTGACCAGCCTTGGTTTGTTAACGTTTTCCGGAGTGTCCCTAACCAACACATAGGTTGGATTCCCTGCCTTCACGCTTGCCCACACTATGTGTCTTCCAATGGCTCCTGTCGGTCCCAAAACGAGGATTCTGTCTTTTCCGGCCATGATATCACTGAAAACAAACACTTAGTGTGTGGTTTTGTTGATTTGGTAGTTAACTCACTAAAGCAGCAATGGTTTTGTGATGCATAGACGGCAACACTTTCATTGGTATTTATAAGGGCACCACAGCTTTGCTTTGCATGCAAACTTTGGCTTCATGTGCTGTCAAAGTCTTTGCATCGAATAAACAACCAATATGTTCAGTGGCCGGCGGCGCTGTACCAATATTGACATTTTCTTTTAGTCAAGCGTTGAATTGTGCACCGTGGTAtgaataggaaaataaaattttaaccagtgtcaaaatggtgtcaaaaaaatggtgttaaaatatcattgtcagtatgaatattaatgtttttgttcaatttctaatacaattatatataggaaaataaaattttaatatcattttttgacactgcacacgtgtcaaaatgtggttggacgatttcaaattaaaaaacaaactttggtttttctcttccaaatatatccctgcttcaacttttttaatttaaaatagtccaatcacatcttaacacatgtgcagtgtcaaaatagtgtcaaaaaatggtgttaaaatatcattgtccttatatatatataacccatACTCAAGATTTTCCTAAATCTAAAATGATCACACATCAGTTGATCCAGATGTCATCACAGTAACCCAAAGAATATTAGATgttgcattattaattaatacttaattacaaaaaactaatgttattttttttatatttaaaacaatttataatattaaaaatgtaaatataaattgacactgatcattttaaaattttagtgtttaaaataagttaaagaaaatgtatttttcttttagtttgtttataaatttaatgtaacaaatatattaacacgttttaacttaatatataataaattaaaataaatattattttattaaaattaaaagtatataaaataaattaatataaatatttatgggAAGTGATTGAATGtataaattcaaaacaaaatattttaatatgtgtatataaattataattatgtaattactaatttgtttttattttggatatAGATAACAttgttgtaataaaaaaaattgaaactaaattgattgaaaattttaataaagactaaattaaatacaatacaTGATTATATGTGATAATAACACTAACATGTGATATTATAAGAATACGTGGTATTGTCATTTACAGGATAACAcatggtaaaaaaaactaaaaatatataaaattctagaaattaacatgtaacatgtaaagatataattaatattaactccatataatataaatgacttagttaaatttcttttaaaattaaaatatttaattagacgaaataaaaattactaatcaaattgatttttttcaatttaatttgtaatttttaaggTTTGCTGACAAAAGTAATGTTTTCTTAGGAATTTTGTGCAATAAGATAGCGAAAGAAGAAATTGGATAGCCATTTTTGGTAGGAAAGAGCTATCCAATGCAATCAAACCTGAAGTTGTGTCGTAGTAATATATACACatgtatagatatatatatatatatatgctgaATGAATATCATGAATAGTGTGCCATACTTCAACACAATTTTGCAGTGGAAAACTTTATTCGATACATTGACTTGAGTATTCTGTACTTGTTAGATTTTtcgataatatatttatgactGTGTGTACTTATGtataaataacaacaaatacattgtttaaagttttgaattaaataagtAGGGAAGTGTTCATTGATTGTTCATAAAACACTGGTTAAATTCATcttcctattttatttataagtattgAACATTTGCAGTTTATAATGTTTGGATTTCAGagcttttaaatattaatattgttttatgttgaGAATTTTTACTCAATGAGAATTTCTTagatataaattattagttaCATGTTgtatatttcaattaatattgatgtctgaataattcttaaaaaaataactatttcatCAAAACTGACAAGTAATCATATACGGATTTATTTGTAGGtaaattacatacaaatttatatatagataattatttatgaatttcttcagtaattatttacaaattttttcgtaagtaataatctaaaaaaaagtATGTAAATAATTAACCTATGAATAACTTACgattattttatctaaaaatttCTATTCGTAGAGTATTATTTACGaattttttggtttatttaCCCATTTTTTTGTTACGAGTAATGGATTTTTGTCTTGTAgtgtaaaaatgttaaaaacaagtagaaatattgaagtaaaaactatttgattgaataaaattgataatacaTCAATTGATTGTAactcacaaaagaaaaaatgtgtaataaaaattgtattaagagaaaaagtattttgaaaatattaataaactttatggttaaagaaaaaaaagaatgattataaaactaaagaccaatataactatattaaagtatttctattaatttaaagttgaaccaagatgaaaacaaaaataaatacaataacgATGAGATGGATATATACATCCATATTCATCATCATTCTCATATTCAATtcgtataaaaattatctttattcaTACTTGTACTAATATACTTAGTTAATGCAAAAATTTCTcataaaaatggagaaaatttcaaacaatacttacataaaaatgtttatttttcattcctATTTTAGATATTATACAATAAGATGAATATTggttcaataatatttaattttatttttgctataAACTCAATTGATGGCCACAACTCAAAATctcttaaaattttgattattagGTGTACCTtgattgagaaaatgaagatagaaacttaaattcttaataatcggaattaataacatttagattatatattttttaaaaggattcCCTATTGACTTGctgtgtttttaaatttaataaattttgctATAAGACCAGAGAAGAAGAATCTATACCACTCTacaaacaatttattataagtATGAAAAGTCCAGCATAGACATTCAACGATGGAATACGTTTGGTCGCCATTTTAGAACTTtagattataataatattatctgATATACGCAGCTTGGATAATTTCGGCCGAACCTTTTCAGCCATATTTCTAGGATAATAATTTTGTTGTCCATTTCAGATTTATTCACGATATATCaaagttattaattaataactaaaacgaattattttaatttttttttatcaaagtaaCGACTTAAATTATGGAAAGTGGTTACAGGAGGaaagaaaatatctttttcctttCGGTGCGACTGTTTACCAAAAAAGGAAGATATAAAACGTTagtctaaattaatttaaattcatacattttttattagatagaacaaacattaaaaatttcataagtTAGTTTTTAGATGATCGCgcagtgaaattaaaattaattatgtgtaTATCAAAACTTTTTAACTAGAACCATAAGGTCAATTAGTATACTATAA
Proteins encoded:
- the LOC106778035 gene encoding isoflavone reductase-like translates to MAGKDRILVLGPTGAIGRHIVWASVKAGNPTYVLVRDTPQNVNKPRLVTAANPETRDELLHNFQNSGVFLIQGDMNDHQSLVNAIKQVDVVICSFGRLLIEDQVKIIAAIKEAGNVKRFFPSEFGLDVDRHDAVEPVREVFEEKAKIRRIIEAEGVPYTYLCCHAFTGYFLRNLAQIDTTVPPRDKIFIQGDGNVKGAYVTEADVGTYTVEAANDPNTLNKAVHIRLPANYLTLNEIVSLWEKKIGKSLEKIHVPEEKVLKDIQELSFPNNYLLALYHSQQIRGDAVYDIDPTRDVEASEAYPYVKYTTVDEYLNQFL
- the LOC106778034 gene encoding isoflavone reductase-like, with the protein product MAGKDRILVLGPTGAIGRHIVWASVKAGNPTYVLVRDTPENVNKPRLVTAANPETRDELLQNFQNSGVFLIQGDMNDHQSLVNAIKQVDVVICSFGRLLIEDQVKIIAAIKEAGNVKRFFPSEFGLDVDRHDSVEPVREVFEEKAKIRRVIEAEGVPYTYLCCHAFTGYFLRNLAQIDITVPPRDKIFIQGDGNVKGAYVTEADVGTFTIEAANDPNALNKAVHIRLPANYLTLNEIVSMWEKKIGKTLEKIYVPEEQVLKQIKESSFPNNYLLALYHSQQIRKDAVYEIDPARDIEASEAYPYVKYSTVDEYLNQFL